From the genome of Winogradskyella forsetii, one region includes:
- a CDS encoding Na(+)-translocating NADH-quinone reductase subunit C, whose product MALDTEKNSYTVIFSIIMVVVVGAILAGLASGLKPMVKANERFEKQQNILYALGVNNNEGANDVQFISTDNVEEEFEKYIKKQYVFQDGELKENDEAYLIDIKKEETKAKKGDYKRRLPIFVGEKKDGQEVYIVPVRGKGLWDAIWGFVALDKSMTIQGVYFDHKGETPGLGAEIKQRYFMDDFTGEKFLDGGVFKGISVAKGNNDPKNLIKDDQEIDALAGATITGDGLAVMLSKDIKMYMPYFKTLN is encoded by the coding sequence ATGGCATTAGACACAGAAAAAAATAGCTATACAGTCATCTTTTCAATCATTATGGTGGTTGTAGTTGGCGCTATATTGGCAGGTTTGGCTTCAGGTTTAAAACCTATGGTAAAAGCCAACGAAAGATTTGAAAAACAACAAAACATTCTTTACGCATTAGGCGTAAACAATAATGAGGGCGCGAATGATGTTCAGTTTATTTCAACAGATAACGTGGAGGAAGAATTTGAAAAATACATTAAGAAACAATATGTTTTTCAAGATGGTGAGCTAAAGGAAAATGACGAAGCTTACCTTATCGACATCAAAAAGGAAGAAACAAAAGCCAAAAAAGGTGATTATAAAAGACGGCTTCCAATTTTTGTCGGTGAGAAAAAAGATGGTCAAGAAGTCTATATAGTACCTGTAAGGGGAAAAGGACTTTGGGATGCTATTTGGGGCTTCGTGGCTTTAGATAAAAGCATGACCATTCAAGGCGTGTATTTTGATCACAAAGGTGAAACACCTGGTTTAGGCGCAGAGATTAAGCAGCGCTACTTTATGGATGATTTTACTGGAGAGAAGTTTTTAGATGGTGGTGTTTTTAAAGGGATATCAGTAGCCAAAGGAAATAACGATCCGAAAAACTTAATAAAAGACGACCAAGAGATTGATGCTCTGGCAGGTGCAACGATCACAGGAGACGGACTTGCTGTTATGTTAAGCAAGGATATAAAAATGTATATGCCTTATTTCAAGACCTTAAATTAA
- the nqrE gene encoding NADH:ubiquinone reductase (Na(+)-transporting) subunit E, producing the protein MEHIELFFKSVFVDNMVFAYFLGMCSYLAVSKKVSTAVGLGAAVIFVLAITVPLNWLLDQYLLQEGALTWLGEEYADYDLSFLSFIMFIATIATMVQLVEIIVEKFSPSLYNSLGIFLPLIAVNCAILGGSLFMQSREIETLGLALNYGVASGIGWFLAILAIAAIREKIRYSNVPAPLRGLGITFIITGLMAIGFMSFGGMLTGGEEEATEESREDTVGMVSTTDTADTIKETDLSLETKEGTNKQ; encoded by the coding sequence ATGGAACATATAGAATTATTTTTTAAATCGGTATTTGTAGATAACATGGTGTTCGCTTACTTTTTGGGTATGTGTTCTTACTTGGCGGTATCTAAAAAAGTATCTACAGCTGTTGGCTTAGGTGCTGCTGTAATTTTCGTTTTAGCAATTACAGTACCTCTCAACTGGTTGTTGGATCAATATTTATTGCAAGAAGGGGCTTTAACTTGGTTAGGTGAAGAGTACGCGGATTATGATTTGAGCTTTTTATCATTTATCATGTTTATCGCCACAATTGCGACCATGGTACAATTGGTAGAGATTATTGTCGAAAAATTTTCACCTTCATTATATAACTCACTAGGTATATTTTTACCATTAATTGCAGTAAACTGTGCCATTTTGGGTGGATCATTATTTATGCAATCTAGAGAAATTGAAACGTTAGGTTTAGCCTTAAATTACGGCGTTGCTTCTGGAATTGGTTGGTTTCTAGCCATTCTTGCTATTGCAGCAATTAGAGAAAAAATTAGATATTCTAACGTGCCAGCACCATTAAGAGGTCTTGGAATTACATTTATTATCACAGGTTTAATGGCCATTGGTTTTATGAGTTTCGGAGGTATGCTTACTGGCGGTGAAGAGGAAGCGACTGAAGAAAGTAGGGAAGATACAGTTGGTATGGTTTCAACAACTGATACGGCTGACACTATTAAAGAAACAGATCTTAGTTTAGAAACAAAAGAAGGCACCAACAAACAGTAA
- the pruA gene encoding L-glutamate gamma-semialdehyde dehydrogenase produces MGKGFFNVPVAVNEPVKSYAPGSPERKEVLDTYKSMFNSKVEVPMYINGKDVKTGNTRTMSPPHDHQHVVGEYHLAEKKHVEEAISTALEARKSWSQMPWEQRAGVFLKAAELIAGPYRAKINAATMIAQSKNIYQAEIDAACELIDFLRFNVQFMSDIYMEQPESTSDAWNRVEYRPLEGFTYAVTPFNFTAIAGNLPACMALMGNVVVWKPSDSQVYSAKVIMDIFKEAGVPDGVINVVFGDPEMITNTVLASPDFSGLHFTGSTHVFKELWKQIGNNIHNYKTYPRIVGETGGKDFIVAHKSANAKQVATAISRGAFEFQGQKCSAASRAYVPKGIWADVKKYVLEDIESFKMGSPEDMGNFITAVIHEGSFDKLAKYIDEAKSDSDAEIIAGGNYDKSKGYFIEPTVIVTSNPKYTTMCTELFGPVITIYVYEDDTYSETLKLVDDTSEYALTGAILSTSRYAIEEATKALQNSAGNFYINDKPTGAVVGQQPFGGARASGTNDKAGSAQNLLRWVSPRLIKETFVTPTDYRYPFLG; encoded by the coding sequence ATGGGAAAAGGATTCTTTAATGTACCTGTAGCAGTCAATGAACCTGTAAAATCTTATGCACCTGGTTCGCCAGAACGCAAAGAAGTTCTTGACACTTACAAATCAATGTTCAATAGTAAAGTTGAAGTCCCAATGTACATAAATGGTAAAGACGTAAAAACTGGAAACACCAGAACTATGTCTCCACCACACGATCATCAGCACGTTGTAGGCGAATATCATTTAGCTGAAAAAAAACATGTTGAAGAAGCAATTTCTACAGCATTAGAAGCGCGCAAATCTTGGTCGCAAATGCCTTGGGAACAGCGTGCTGGCGTATTCTTAAAAGCAGCTGAATTAATTGCAGGACCATATAGAGCTAAGATTAATGCGGCAACTATGATTGCACAATCTAAAAATATTTATCAAGCTGAAATTGATGCCGCTTGTGAGTTGATTGATTTCCTACGTTTCAATGTTCAATTTATGTCGGACATTTATATGGAACAACCAGAAAGCACAAGTGATGCTTGGAACCGCGTTGAGTACAGACCACTTGAAGGTTTCACTTACGCAGTAACTCCCTTTAATTTTACGGCTATAGCCGGAAATTTACCAGCTTGTATGGCATTAATGGGTAATGTTGTGGTATGGAAACCTAGCGATAGCCAAGTATATTCTGCAAAAGTTATTATGGATATTTTTAAAGAAGCTGGTGTGCCAGATGGCGTTATCAATGTTGTTTTTGGTGATCCTGAAATGATTACAAATACGGTTTTAGCCAGCCCAGATTTTTCTGGTTTGCATTTTACGGGTTCTACTCATGTGTTTAAAGAATTATGGAAACAGATTGGAAACAATATTCATAACTACAAAACCTACCCAAGAATCGTGGGTGAAACTGGAGGAAAGGATTTTATCGTTGCTCACAAATCAGCAAATGCAAAGCAAGTTGCGACAGCAATTTCCCGTGGCGCTTTTGAATTTCAAGGTCAGAAATGTAGTGCTGCCTCTCGAGCTTATGTCCCAAAAGGCATTTGGGCTGATGTGAAAAAATACGTACTTGAGGATATTGAGTCTTTCAAAATGGGTTCTCCTGAAGATATGGGCAATTTTATTACAGCCGTAATCCACGAAGGTTCTTTTGATAAATTAGCAAAATATATAGACGAGGCAAAATCTGATAGTGATGCCGAAATCATTGCTGGTGGAAACTATGATAAATCGAAAGGTTATTTTATTGAGCCTACTGTTATCGTAACGTCGAATCCAAAATATACGACCATGTGTACTGAGTTGTTTGGACCAGTAATCACGATATATGTTTATGAGGATGACACTTATTCCGAAACTCTAAAACTAGTAGACGACACAAGTGAATATGCCTTGACAGGTGCTATTTTATCTACAAGCCGTTATGCCATTGAAGAAGCCACTAAAGCGCTTCAAAATTCAGCGGGTAACTTCTATATTAATGACAAACCAACTGGAGCTGTTGTTGGTCAACAACCATTTGGTGGTGCTAGAGCATCTGGAACAAACGATAAAGCAGGTAGTGCCCAAAACTTATTGCGTTGGGTATCTCCAAGATTAATCAAGGAAACTTTTGTAACCCCTACAGATTATAGATATCCATTTTTGGGTTAA
- a CDS encoding Na(+)-translocating NADH-quinone reductase subunit A — translation MSKDIKIKKGLDIKLVGEAEKATENAIVSNFYSIRPEDFHSIIPKLIAKEGTHVKAGETLFYNKDNEAMKFVSPVSGEVTEVQRGPRRRIDAIKITADKTQAVVDHGTFDLASNAEKTKAHLLATGCWAFIKQRPYDVIAKADSTPKAIFISGYASAPLAADLDFTLAGKEAELQAAVTALSKLTEGGVHISVGKNSNSPLANLENAITHKVSGPHPSGNVGTLINKVSPVNKGETVWTVNAQDLVIIGELLLTGKFNAERVVALAGSSVKKPRYFRTKIGSEIATMVYDNGVERDGNDRFISGNVLTGKQIAPDGYLDYYSNVITVIPEGDDYEFFGWNKPVFDKVSTSRALTFSWLTPKKKFDLDTNTNGEHRAFVITGNYEEVFPLDIYPLQILKACMYQDLDEMEALGMYEVAPEDFALTEFVCVSKQPHQKIIREGLDLMLKEIG, via the coding sequence ATGTCAAAAGACATCAAAATTAAAAAGGGTTTAGATATAAAGCTGGTCGGTGAAGCCGAGAAGGCAACGGAAAATGCTATCGTAAGTAATTTCTATTCTATAAGGCCTGAAGATTTCCACAGTATTATTCCGAAATTAATTGCAAAAGAAGGTACACATGTTAAAGCGGGTGAAACCTTATTTTACAACAAAGACAATGAAGCAATGAAGTTTGTTTCTCCTGTTTCTGGTGAAGTAACGGAAGTACAACGTGGTCCAAGACGTCGCATAGACGCTATTAAAATTACAGCAGACAAAACTCAAGCGGTCGTAGATCACGGCACATTTGATTTAGCTTCTAATGCTGAAAAAACCAAAGCACATTTGTTAGCAACAGGATGTTGGGCTTTTATAAAGCAACGTCCTTACGATGTTATTGCAAAAGCAGATAGCACGCCAAAAGCTATTTTTATCTCAGGTTATGCAAGTGCACCTTTAGCTGCGGATTTAGATTTCACCTTAGCTGGTAAAGAAGCAGAATTGCAAGCCGCAGTAACTGCTTTGTCTAAATTAACAGAAGGTGGTGTTCATATTTCGGTAGGTAAAAATTCTAATTCGCCTTTGGCAAATCTAGAAAATGCTATTACGCATAAAGTTTCTGGGCCACATCCATCTGGTAATGTAGGTACGCTGATTAATAAGGTGAGTCCTGTTAATAAGGGAGAAACGGTTTGGACGGTTAATGCCCAAGATTTAGTAATTATTGGTGAATTATTATTAACTGGAAAGTTTAATGCCGAACGTGTGGTGGCATTAGCAGGATCTTCTGTTAAGAAACCAAGATATTTTAGAACTAAAATTGGCTCTGAAATCGCTACTATGGTTTATGATAATGGCGTTGAAAGAGATGGAAATGACCGTTTTATTTCGGGGAATGTGTTAACGGGAAAACAAATCGCTCCAGACGGCTATTTAGATTATTATAGCAACGTTATCACTGTGATTCCTGAAGGCGATGACTATGAGTTTTTTGGGTGGAACAAGCCTGTTTTTGATAAGGTTTCTACCTCGAGAGCATTAACTTTCTCTTGGTTAACTCCCAAAAAGAAATTCGATTTAGATACAAATACAAACGGCGAGCATCGTGCTTTTGTGATTACAGGAAATTATGAAGAAGTATTTCCGTTAGACATTTATCCATTACAAATTCTAAAAGCTTGTATGTATCAAGATTTAGATGAAATGGAAGCTTTAGGAATGTACGAAGTTGCACCAGAGGATTTTGCATTAACAGAATTTGTTTGTGTGTCAAAGCAACCACATCAAAAAATTATAAGAGAAGGATTAGACTTAATGCTTAAAGAGATAGGATAA
- a CDS encoding NADH:ubiquinone reductase (Na(+)-transporting) subunit D, protein MGLLSKKDSKLIMDPLADNNPITIQVLGICSALAITAQLKPSIVMAISVMFVMGVGNVVISLMRNIIPSKIRIIVQLIVVATLVIIVDQVLKAFAYTLSKELSVFIGLIITNCIIMGRFEAFALANGPWRSFLDGIGNALGYGVILIIVGFFRELLGSGTLFGFKVLGDPVEKTGLYAIGYENNGFMVLPPMALIVVGIIIWVQRSRNKDLIED, encoded by the coding sequence ATGGGACTTTTATCAAAAAAAGATAGTAAACTAATCATGGATCCCTTAGCGGACAATAACCCTATTACCATTCAGGTTTTGGGAATTTGTTCTGCATTGGCAATTACGGCGCAGTTAAAACCGTCTATTGTAATGGCGATTTCTGTTATGTTTGTTATGGGAGTTGGAAACGTGGTGATTTCATTAATGCGAAATATCATTCCATCAAAAATTAGAATTATTGTACAACTTATAGTAGTGGCCACTTTGGTGATTATAGTAGACCAAGTATTAAAAGCTTTTGCTTACACGCTAAGTAAAGAGTTATCGGTATTTATCGGGTTGATTATTACTAACTGTATTATCATGGGACGCTTTGAAGCCTTTGCTTTGGCCAATGGCCCGTGGAGATCATTCTTGGATGGTATTGGTAATGCATTGGGATACGGTGTAATTTTAATCATCGTAGGCTTTTTTAGAGAACTTTTAGGATCTGGAACTTTGTTCGGATTTAAGGTTCTTGGAGATCCTGTAGAAAAAACAGGTTTATATGCTATTGGTTACGAGAACAACGGTTTTATGGTGTTGCCTCCAATGGCGTTAATTGTGGTAGGTATTATTATCTGGGTACAACGTAGCAGAAACAAAGATTTAATCGAAGACTAA
- a CDS encoding DUF6695 family protein, producing MSKNNAFILTLAYPDTVVRISDERLVSYLKYLNVGCENYVRAGHAALVLIDKETGNLDYYDFGRYTCPLGYGRVRGKITDNELDFPLKAKIVDDRIINLNEILTFLATNPELTHGEGKLIGSVCNAINYKKAKDYIVQLQSGNPVKYGAFLKKASNCSRFVTDALIASINDSEKKKRLIKSKRFTPSTVSNVVIANTELIVHEVSESGNITKFTSTSKAENRRCFLDKLKDFEPNLIGNLKPKPVKEMAHHAQWLEGIGAGAWFEIYDINSTTEFRFRRISPYGKIDCDGVYKVDSVGFDIDSNYQFVHYSNCSFFHVEQDGLRYRFDFKKNYES from the coding sequence ATGTCCAAAAACAATGCTTTTATTTTAACACTGGCCTATCCCGATACTGTAGTTAGAATATCTGATGAGCGATTAGTCTCATACTTAAAGTATTTAAATGTGGGTTGCGAAAATTATGTACGTGCTGGTCATGCGGCTTTGGTGCTTATAGATAAGGAAACCGGAAATTTGGATTATTATGATTTTGGAAGATATACTTGTCCGCTAGGTTATGGGCGAGTTAGAGGAAAAATAACGGATAACGAACTAGATTTTCCCTTAAAAGCAAAAATTGTAGATGATCGCATTATTAATTTGAATGAGATTTTAACTTTTCTTGCTACAAATCCTGAACTTACACATGGAGAAGGTAAATTGATTGGTTCAGTTTGTAATGCTATAAATTATAAAAAGGCTAAAGACTATATCGTACAATTGCAGAGCGGAAATCCTGTAAAATATGGTGCGTTTTTAAAAAAGGCAAGTAATTGCTCGCGTTTTGTCACCGATGCCTTAATTGCTTCTATTAATGACAGCGAGAAAAAGAAACGCTTAATTAAATCAAAACGATTTACGCCCAGCACAGTTAGTAATGTGGTCATTGCTAATACTGAACTCATAGTTCATGAAGTTTCAGAATCTGGTAATATTACAAAGTTTACATCGACCTCTAAGGCTGAAAACAGACGTTGTTTCTTGGATAAATTAAAAGATTTTGAGCCCAATTTAATTGGGAATCTTAAGCCGAAACCTGTCAAGGAAATGGCGCATCATGCCCAATGGTTGGAAGGGATTGGTGCAGGAGCGTGGTTTGAAATTTATGATATAAATAGTACTACTGAATTTCGATTTAGACGCATTTCACCTTATGGAAAGATTGACTGTGATGGTGTTTATAAGGTTGATTCCGTAGGATTTGATATTGATTCAAACTATCAGTTTGTGCATTATTCCAATTGCTCATTCTTTCATGTAGAACAAGATGGCTTGCGATATCGATTTGATTTCAAAAAAAATTATGAATCTTAG
- a CDS encoding type IX secretion system plug protein produces MKHRIFSLLLLLVSPSILLSQVAVELNPPDFIKTITFKSNTTQGQLPILKLGESLRLEFDAINGNEEDFYYVIEHFNFDWTPSNLVKAEYLKGLDNQRILTYENSFNTYQIYSHYTLQIPNIQTRALLKSGNYMISIYDDYDEMMFSRKFMIYEDLANVGVSVKRSRDVKFIAEKQSVDMVITTDSNMNLNNPLETVKTVIIQNNNLNTAISDLKPQYTLGNELIYRYNDKSAFWGGNEYLFFENKDVRAANIGVQFIELKELYHNYLYTDISRKNRPYTYNPDINGNFLITVIDRENPDVEADYVNVHFSLLHDEFKAKDVYIYGNFNAFMIEPITKMFYNAEARRYEAILKLKQGFYNYKYVAIDKETGVIDEGAISGNFWETENNYKVLVYYRDLGARFDRLIGFGEATSVNISN; encoded by the coding sequence ATGAAACATCGTATTTTTAGCCTTCTCTTACTTTTAGTATCTCCATCAATTTTACTGTCACAAGTCGCCGTAGAACTCAACCCACCTGATTTTATAAAAACGATCACCTTTAAGAGCAATACCACACAAGGTCAATTACCTATTTTAAAATTAGGCGAGTCTTTACGGTTGGAATTTGATGCTATAAACGGAAATGAAGAAGATTTTTATTATGTTATTGAACATTTTAATTTTGACTGGACGCCTTCTAATTTGGTGAAAGCCGAATATCTAAAAGGATTGGATAATCAACGCATCTTAACCTATGAAAACTCGTTCAATACCTATCAGATTTATTCACATTATACCTTACAAATACCGAACATCCAAACTCGTGCTTTATTGAAGAGTGGAAATTATATGATTTCCATTTATGATGATTATGATGAAATGATGTTCAGTAGAAAATTTATGATTTATGAAGATTTAGCGAATGTAGGTGTATCCGTAAAACGTTCTCGGGATGTCAAGTTTATTGCAGAAAAACAATCCGTGGATATGGTAATTACGACCGATAGTAATATGAACCTTAACAATCCATTAGAAACCGTTAAAACGGTCATCATTCAAAACAATAACCTTAACACGGCAATTTCAGATTTAAAACCACAATATACGTTGGGTAACGAACTTATTTATCGATATAATGACAAATCAGCATTTTGGGGTGGAAATGAGTATCTCTTTTTTGAAAACAAAGATGTTAGAGCTGCCAATATTGGCGTTCAATTTATAGAACTGAAGGAACTTTATCACAACTATTTATATACGGACATATCTAGAAAAAACAGACCTTATACCTACAATCCAGATATTAACGGAAATTTTCTAATCACAGTAATTGATCGAGAGAATCCGGATGTTGAAGCGGATTATGTCAACGTTCATTTTTCACTACTACACGATGAGTTCAAAGCTAAAGACGTCTATATCTATGGTAATTTTAATGCGTTTATGATTGAGCCCATTACAAAGATGTTTTATAATGCAGAAGCCAGGCGCTATGAAGCAATTTTAAAATTGAAACAAGGGTTCTACAACTATAAATATGTCGCCATCGATAAAGAAACAGGTGTGATAGACGAAGGTGCTATTAGCGGTAATTTCTGGGAAACAGAAAATAATTACAAAGTTTTGGTTTATTATAGGGATCTTGGCGCACGCTTCGATCGTCTGATCGGATTTGGAGAAGCGACGTCAGTTAACATTTCCAATTAA
- the apaG gene encoding Co2+/Mg2+ efflux protein ApaG, translating into MVQQVTSGIKISVETNFEGTFYKNYKVHFAFGYKVTIENQSKDSVQLNSRHWKILDALNNEEIIEGEGVIGKKPVLKPGESHTYNSGCLLTSPFGAMQGHYNMVNFTKANKFKVYIPSFKLSAPFALN; encoded by the coding sequence ATGGTACAACAAGTTACAAGCGGAATTAAAATTTCAGTAGAAACCAATTTTGAAGGCACATTTTATAAAAATTATAAAGTGCATTTCGCCTTTGGTTATAAAGTAACAATTGAAAACCAAAGTAAAGATTCTGTGCAACTAAATTCCAGACATTGGAAAATCCTTGACGCTCTCAATAATGAAGAAATTATTGAAGGTGAAGGTGTCATTGGTAAAAAACCTGTTTTAAAACCAGGAGAATCACATACCTATAATTCAGGTTGTTTGTTAACATCACCTTTTGGAGCTATGCAAGGTCACTACAATATGGTCAACTTTACAAAAGCCAATAAATTCAAGGTTTATATTCCTTCTTTCAAGTTGAGTGCTCCTTTTGCATTAAACTAA
- a CDS encoding pyridoxal phosphate-dependent decarboxylase family protein, with protein sequence MQNDIALFSELCDELFKVETNQPVAKPVPTSELYSQIDLSLQSEGIIDNQLKVILKDLIKSTPKTASKSFFNQLFGGRIGKATLGDLLAVMFNNSMYTYKVAGPQVGIEKQVLKNICALAGYADNSDGTLAPGGSMSNMMALIMARDHKNEYIRAEGLSKPMTLYTSAASHYSISKNAALTGIGKNQVRLVNTNSKGEMLVEHLQELIQKDIDNGLTPFFVNATAGTTVLGAFDDIEAISKICKSHNLWLHVDGAYCGGVIFSNSYQHLVRGLEHSDSFSVNAHKMLGTPLSCSVIVTQHKDQLHHSFSNEADYLYQTDGDDYNLGKTSLQCGRRNDALKIWTLWKSVGTKGLEKIVDKQFEMADIARDYIRNHQDYTLYSFDDSISVCFNYKGIPANELCTALYKNSELMVGFGTFKNQEFVRMVTINSLLAKKDIINFFDTLETFVSNYLLKISTT encoded by the coding sequence ATGCAAAATGATATTGCCCTATTTTCTGAATTGTGCGACGAACTTTTCAAAGTAGAAACCAACCAACCTGTTGCAAAACCTGTCCCGACCTCAGAATTATACAGTCAAATTGATTTATCACTTCAATCAGAAGGCATTATTGATAATCAATTAAAAGTCATATTAAAAGACCTCATAAAAAGCACACCAAAAACGGCTTCCAAATCTTTTTTTAATCAATTATTTGGCGGTAGAATTGGCAAAGCAACACTCGGAGATTTGCTCGCTGTGATGTTTAATAACAGCATGTACACCTATAAAGTTGCGGGACCACAAGTTGGTATTGAAAAACAAGTCCTAAAGAATATTTGCGCATTAGCAGGTTATGCCGATAATAGCGATGGCACTTTGGCGCCTGGAGGATCCATGAGCAACATGATGGCGTTGATTATGGCGAGAGACCATAAAAATGAATACATAAGAGCAGAAGGTTTATCTAAGCCAATGACGCTATATACCTCTGCGGCATCACATTACTCCATTTCTAAAAATGCGGCTTTAACTGGTATTGGCAAAAATCAAGTACGTTTAGTAAACACCAATTCAAAAGGCGAAATGCTAGTTGAACATTTACAAGAACTTATTCAAAAGGACATAGACAATGGTTTAACACCTTTCTTTGTAAATGCCACTGCAGGCACAACTGTTCTTGGTGCTTTTGATGATATTGAAGCGATTAGCAAGATCTGCAAGTCCCATAATTTATGGCTTCACGTAGATGGCGCTTATTGTGGAGGCGTAATTTTTAGTAACAGCTATCAACACTTAGTGCGTGGTTTGGAACATTCGGATTCATTTAGTGTGAACGCCCATAAAATGTTGGGCACACCATTGAGCTGTTCCGTAATTGTTACACAGCACAAAGACCAACTACACCATTCATTTTCTAATGAAGCGGACTACCTCTATCAAACCGATGGAGACGATTATAATCTAGGTAAAACCTCATTGCAATGTGGAAGACGAAATGATGCCTTAAAAATTTGGACCTTATGGAAATCTGTAGGCACAAAAGGTTTAGAAAAAATTGTAGATAAACAGTTCGAAATGGCAGATATTGCTAGAGACTATATCAGGAATCATCAAGACTACACACTCTATAGTTTTGACGATTCCATTTCAGTTTGTTTCAATTATAAAGGTATTCCTGCTAATGAATTGTGTACAGCATTGTACAAAAACTCAGAGCTTATGGTTGGTTTTGGTACTTTTAAAAATCAAGAATTTGTTCGAATGGTAACGATAAACAGCCTTTTGGCAAAAAAGGATATTATCAACTTTTTTGACACTTTAGAGACCTTCGTTTCGAACTATTTGTTAAAAATTTCAACCACTTAG
- a CDS encoding NADH:ubiquinone reductase (Na(+)-transporting) subunit B, producing MGLKQNLHSFKEKNKDKKWLPAFNALFTFLYMPNETTHNGTHIKAADDLKRTMNTVIMALVPCLIFGMFNAGYQHYLALGVIESAEGFLGASFWTWDNLVIGLWKVLPLVIVSYGVGLAVEFIFAIIKGHEVEEGYLVTGMLVPLIVPVDIPLWMLSVAVIFGVVIGKEVFGGTGMNILNPALTIRAFLFFAYPTWMSGDKVWVHGAVERAGTPDAISGETILGSLAQNNGTLGYDLMDMFWGIIPGSVGETSKFLIVIGALFLIFTKVGSWRIIISTLIGALAMGLIFNGVVEAGWIGDTSKFYGLMSVPFWQHLIIGSILFGAVYMATDPVTASQTNKGKWIYGFLIGFISIMIRVFNPAYPEGVFLAILLMNVFAPTIDHYVIQGNVKRRMKRVKVKAA from the coding sequence ATGGGTTTAAAACAAAATTTACATAGTTTTAAGGAAAAGAATAAAGACAAAAAGTGGCTACCTGCTTTCAATGCCCTTTTTACGTTTTTATATATGCCAAATGAGACCACTCACAATGGAACTCATATTAAGGCAGCAGATGATTTAAAGCGTACTATGAATACCGTAATCATGGCTTTGGTGCCATGTTTAATATTCGGTATGTTCAATGCTGGTTATCAACATTATTTAGCGCTTGGCGTCATTGAATCTGCAGAAGGATTTCTAGGCGCATCGTTTTGGACATGGGATAACTTAGTTATTGGGCTTTGGAAAGTATTACCGTTGGTAATTGTGTCTTATGGTGTTGGTTTGGCGGTAGAATTTATCTTCGCCATTATTAAAGGACACGAAGTAGAGGAAGGTTACTTAGTTACGGGTATGTTAGTGCCTTTGATTGTTCCTGTTGATATACCACTTTGGATGTTATCGGTTGCAGTTATCTTTGGTGTTGTCATCGGTAAAGAAGTTTTCGGTGGTACAGGAATGAACATTTTGAATCCGGCATTAACCATTCGAGCGTTTTTATTCTTCGCTTATCCAACTTGGATGTCAGGAGATAAGGTTTGGGTACATGGTGCTGTAGAGCGTGCAGGAACACCAGACGCCATTTCAGGGGAAACCATATTAGGTAGTTTGGCCCAGAATAACGGAACATTGGGCTATGACCTTATGGATATGTTTTGGGGAATCATACCAGGTTCAGTTGGTGAAACTTCAAAATTCTTAATTGTTATAGGTGCCCTATTTCTTATTTTTACTAAAGTAGGTAGCTGGCGAATTATTATAAGCACCTTAATTGGAGCTTTGGCAATGGGCTTAATTTTCAATGGTGTTGTAGAAGCCGGTTGGATTGGAGATACTAGTAAATTCTATGGATTAATGAGTGTTCCATTTTGGCAGCATTTAATTATAGGTAGTATATTGTTTGGAGCTGTTTATATGGCAACAGACCCTGTAACAGCATCGCAGACCAACAAAGGGAAGTGGATTTATGGTTTCTTAATTGGATTTATTTCAATTATGATCCGTGTGTTCAATCCTGCTTATCCTGAAGGCGTGTTCTTAGCAATTTTACTAATGAACGTATTTGCACCAACTATTGATCATTATGTAATTCAAGGGAACGTAAAACGTAGAATGAAGCGTGTAAAAGTTAAAGCAGCATAA